CGAGCGGGTGCTTTTCGTTGGGCAATTTTCGCGAGAGCTTGTTACCGACAATCGTGATGATGGACGAGAGTGCGTCCGAGAGGTTGTTCACAGCATCGAGAACGACGGCAATGGAGTTTGCCATAAGGCCGATAACCGCCTTGACGCTCGCGAGAATGACGTTGGTGACAATCCCGACAACGCTAGTTCTGACGATGACCTTATTGCGGTTTTCTTCGTTGTGCTTTTCTTCATTGCAGTTCTTTGCCATATGATTCTCCTACTAATTTTTCTTTGGATTATCGCTTTGCTCTAATCCCAAATGCTAACCTCGGTCATGCCAAAACAAGTTTTGTCGCGACTCTCGGCTTTCGCATTTGTCGTCTCTCGTCTATTTTATGCTCCAGTCGATGGGTTCGAGCCCTTTGCTGACAAGGTAAGCGTTTGCCTTGCTGAAGTGCTTGCAACCGAAGAATCCGCGGTATGCTGAGAGCGGGCTCGGGTGCGGAGCGGTAAGAATCAGGTGGCCACGGTTTGGCGCGATGAGAACCTGTTTTTTAATCGCAAAACTGCCCCAGAGCAAAAAGACGAGGTTCTCGCGGACTTGCGAAAGTCGCTGGATAATCGTGTCCGTGAACTGCTGCCAGCCAATGCCTGCGTGGCTTGCCGCCATGTGGGCGCGCACCGTGAGTGATGCGTTCAAAAGCAAAATTCCCTGGTGAGCCCAGCCTTCCAAATTCCCGTGTGGCGGCGGCGTGATGCCCAAGTCATCATGAAGTTCCTGGAAAATGTTCACGAGGGATGGCGGCGGTTCAATGCCAAATGGCACCGAGAAGCAAAGCCCGTGAGCCTGACCTGGATTGTGGTACGGGTCTTGTCCGATGATGACGGCCTTGACTTTATCGACGGGGCAATAGTCGAGGGCTGCAAAAATCTGCGGTCCAGGAGGATACACCACGTGATGCTCCGCGTGTTCCTGCAAAAGTTTTGCCTTGATTTGCTTAAAATACGGCTGTTCGAACTGGTCGGCGAGCAGTTTTAGCCAAGATTCTTCAAGTTTGACGGACATAATAGCTGTTATTGGGTTATAGGTTCTTTACAGAATTCGCGAGTATCGCGATTTTCTCGCCGTCGAGGCGTGTGTAGAATAGCGTTGCGCTGTTTTTGCCTTTGGGCTTGAGGCGCTTGATTTCTTGGTC
The DNA window shown above is from Fibrobacter sp. UWB2 and carries:
- the ung gene encoding uracil-DNA glycosylase, which gives rise to MSVKLEESWLKLLADQFEQPYFKQIKAKLLQEHAEHHVVYPPGPQIFAALDYCPVDKVKAVIIGQDPYHNPGQAHGLCFSVPFGIEPPPSLVNIFQELHDDLGITPPPHGNLEGWAHQGILLLNASLTVRAHMAASHAGIGWQQFTDTIIQRLSQVRENLVFLLWGSFAIKKQVLIAPNRGHLILTAPHPSPLSAYRGFFGCKHFSKANAYLVSKGLEPIDWSIK